The sequence below is a genomic window from Ischnura elegans chromosome 2, ioIscEleg1.1, whole genome shotgun sequence.
tagaactcattttcagtgacgtcgccttgccacagctccgttgcttatcagttgccagccctagttaacagcttcgatttattatgcgaaaaaaatgtgctcatacaaaaactatcacgtagtgcccaacatcagcgctgatattcagttttagtttttaagaggacgcatacctcgagctcagtcggtcttttttgtgacggattactagcttaaaactcatgtaccaacttggaattttcagggtgcataaaagagatctgcaagccagctgagatggggaaacatcaggCTGAGACCCTGCAAGGAGCCAAATccgtggatgcagtcagcaggaaaAGAACGAGAGCTGAAGCATTGAAGGATTCAGTGAGGCATACTGATAAGTACCTACCTGAGACAGTGGTGAATTTGTGTAAAACGtgcaattttaagcataaaaaaggagaatgtcgagcatttggtaaaattttcaataattgtggaaagcaaaatcattttgcaattgcatgtaaatttagaaaattgtataataatactaaagtaaaatcagttgacttatctGCCCCAGACGTAATTGTTGAACAcgatcttaatgattttgtaattgaaagtgttgtgaacagtttaagaatgaaagatgattcgaatgtctggtctgagactattaatgttaatggtgtaAACGTCAAATTTAACCTAGATATCGGTGCTCAAGTGAATGTTTTGCCTCACAGAATACtgacacattgtaaaagtgataatttgatgaaggtggaattgaaacccacgtcataaatattagaatcatttgatggtcataaagtgaagccacttggagtggcaagtcaaaacactacgcagaggaattttcaaatgttctggatttctggattccggatttgaggtcctcaactgtaatatgtTCATCAAGAATCgctctttttactgaaaaggatggaaattaacagtaaaatctacctttttatctaaatgaattaatgaaccagagcttaacaacatcactaactcatgaaaaataagtggtaaattttgcattttttcacttaaaagttatgagaaaatgactgaatgagaaataccttttttgtcattacttatcttttccatccacGAACAGAATTGCCTGGTAGAATAGTAAAGTTGGGTCTGACTGAAGGACCCCATAGGAAATGAACATGAGCTCTCGAACAGgagctgatttttttcccttaccttacactcaatagatgttggatgaagaacataatattagaataccactacatttccgggtccgacagaaacgacaaattgagagagatatgagagagagatagagaaaaaattgattacttcggacttgaaccctcgcaaaattttcattaagttacagcgcacagtatagacccactcggctacggagccatgtattgttcaaatttccctcccactggtgcaatagaaaataccgaaactcgatttcaaaactgtggcgaaagtggcgccgcaccatttgttgcaatacttttgaatccgactgtacttattcaccaaatgtcattggtccaacggaaaagctattgaagttatgccaatttacgtatttgctgtaataatcaaatcgatttttcgatcttactgacatctgtactgtaaaatccgcaatgctattggtttaactttcagtctatgggtatctactatataatacctggtcaactatgcccatggatataaaatcctatatgttatagcagttcgatatatttgaagaaaaagcatattcgatatatatcgcacgttagactacgtACAAAAAAATTTTCTGTTGGGCATtctgaagaataccaagatgtgcacattcgccaaatttcattggtccaacgggtatacttttcaagttataccaatttgtgtatttgctataataactgaatcaatttttcgatcatactgacatctgtactgtaaaatccgctatgctattggtttaaaatccagtctatgggtatctactatttaatccctagtcaaccatgtccttggatgtaaaatcctacatgttatagcaattcgatatattttaagaaatagttgattcgatatatatcgaacgtgagactgtatacaaaacatattaccattgaccattgtgaggaataccaagatgttcccgttcaccaagtttcattggtccaacgtatacactaatcaagttatgccaatttgcgtatgtatttgctatactaatcgaatcgtactttcgactatactgacatctgtactgtaaaatccgcaatcctattgtatcccttccattctatggtcactctgttatccctgccttctctactatcccagctttcaaaatttagcctatgttcttatattggtgacctTGATAGACGCGATGCgagtatttcttacgggggcctattacaaaaagatttaaattcatattgatatgtctgcattaggaaacattactcatctaaataatttatgtgtacgcataattcattccttcccttacgtattgttaaaatttttatccccgtaactatgtaaataggtctgaaaaatggctccatcgaatgcaaccttgtatcgatcataacttcgactctaatcaaTCGacccgcttgatttaacttttgtcggatgaatgacattatcagttgcATTGTGTaagactttcatgttcaaaacttgattaacaaaaagttattagcgattaaagcgtatccaaggagattggtatcgatataactcgcacatgaatcgatcgagcggaattatCACCATTAAAAAAGTTGACTATTGTAATGATGCtattgccctgaaaatttcattcatctagctgaaatgatttctaagatatttaaggttgtatgctccacaaaaaatggcgacaatgatttttcgcgagcaggatatttttcggaatttaaatatgaattatccaagagggatacggagaaagtaatCTGAAACGTTAGGGTTCAAAGAACCCTAAacggtttttctagaagattccaaattttcacatggcacatgtctcaaggccaaaatccgagtttgaaaattcgcccatcacgacaatgtaaaatcgaaatcgtttattcctcggaatggtttcgacacatgaaaattacaagatagccaaaaaatcaaccaaaaaatcctgcaccttatatttcaaggaatttgtcctacgattattgcaagttggtcaaaaaaattcctaaactttttccataagaaaagcatagaaaacgttcaaaaaattataaaaaatactaaatatgaattcgtcgctatgacaaccgtaccaaaaaatcgaccaaaaaatctactttacgtccattgaatatcatgttcctcagacttgataaagtacaaaataagagcgaaaatgttttagttccataaggctcccatgttatttcaagtcgatatatctcgaaaacaaatcgactttttcaagttttcagaatttttgtcccgatgaattttttttacttttacgttcattaagccaaatacccacgcctatcatagtttgggctgcgaaattgtatcaatgagtcagtcagtcaatcgatttgccatcttatattagcttaaAGTCGAAAATCGCGTTGGTTAGAACACTtacaactcgagaacggctgcaccgatcttAGTGATATTGGGCTCTTTGGGTTCGTCTCAGCGCCGGATAACATATAGactattaaaaattggaaaaattctcaaaaaaattcatctttatctttgagatatgtttttaggagttgattgttaagacggtcaaaaaaataagatttattttgtttgtgatttattttgtttttactaatgtattgactgatctttttgacaatatttaaaaaaattcaatgatcaaacatgttaaatatattaaagtaatattaaaataatttaattagaggtAAGATCAGCTCAAATTGAGTTGCCAACAAaaacataactaccgtgtgtgtaaacaaatctccaagcaattgttgattatcagtaatctTGCAGTAGTCACAGTAGATTTCATAGTAGAAAACGTAATTCAATTGACTGACATCATCGATTACTGCACCGTGATGTCAGTTtatttcggaacggtttggcagtactgccagttaatttcggaacgcaccctagaTTACCGGTCAGTTTTTTTGCTGCGTATTATAATGCCTCGACGCAGAAGATCTCATCTTTCCCAGCAAACCCTTACTGCAATGAGGCTCCGAAACATTATGAATGAATCCATCGCCGAAGAAAGAGAAAACGCACGCGAAGAAAGTCGCGTTATTAAGACCGGCTTCGATCTTTTCAAACAGAAGAGGAGCGAGAGGAGACCCGTGAAACGGCCCGGATGGCAATGAGAAATTGTCGAGCTCAACGTAGAGATCAACAGCGACATAATCTTCGGCAAGTTGCTTCAAGTGTTGATTTGAATCGAGCAGCGTTTCTTTACGATTGCACAATTGATTATCCTTTCGTTCGCATTGGTCAAATGGACGTTGCTTGCGAGCATTGTGGTGCTTTAAAGTTCGCTGGAGAAACGCATGGATTGTGCTGCCTTAATGGCAAAGTTAAACTCCCATTATTGACTTCGCCACCTGAGCCATTACGTTCATTGCTTTCCGGTGAAACACCATAATCACGGAGTTTTCCTGCGAACACCTAAAAATACAATGGctgttttcaaatgacttcatttggggcTAACATTATCCAAGAACCAGGATTTGATCCGATATTCAAGGtaa
It includes:
- the LOC124173986 gene encoding uncharacterized protein LOC124173986 → MDRSKSEGCIKEICKPAEMGKHQAETLQGAKSVDAVSRKRTRAEALKDSVRHTDKYLPETVVNLCKTCNFKHKKGECRAFGKIFNNCGKQNHFAIACKFRKLYNNTKVKSVDLSAPDVIVEHDLNDFVIESVVNSLRMKDDSNVWSETINVNGVNVKFNLDIGAQVNVLPHRILTHCKSDNLMKVELKPTS